CCATTTACTCTTTCTTCGCCGAATAAAGGTATAAATATGCTACTTATAAGACCCGGTGTATTTTTTCTAAATTGGAAATAAGCAAGAGCTAATGCTAGTACACTATACCCTGCCCATGGGTGGAATCCCCAGTGGAAAAAAGAAGTTTTGATTGCAAGTTGAGCTGCTTCACCAGTCCCAGCTTCTGCAAGTCCAAGTGGTGGGTTTACAAAGTGATTAAGAGGTTCTGCAACACCCCAGAATACAAGTCCTATACCCATACCTGCACTAAACAACATAGCAAACCATGAAACATAAGAATAATCTGGTGTTGAATCATCTGGTCCAAGTTTTACATTTCCATATCTACTGCACGCAAGTATCACAGCAACTAATACAAAGAAAAACATACCTATTAAATACATCCATCCAAAGTTGTCTCTTAAAAATACATAAAGTCCATTAGCTGCCGCTGAGAAAGTATCATTAGATACAAGTCCCCATACAACAATAGCTAAAACAACCGCTACCGATATATAAAATACCGAATTATCATTATTTTTATTAATCTTATTATTCAATTAAATTCCTCCTTTAAATTCTAGGAGATATGTAAACATATCTCCTAGTTATTACTTTGAGGGTTAATTCTTAACTTACATATCCTTCTTTTTTAAGAATTTCAAAAGCAGTATCAACCTTAGCTTCATTTATCATAACTATAGGTCCAGTACATCCCATACCACTTTCCGCATATACACCGTTTTTCCATAAAGCTTTAACAGCATCTTCAAGATCTAGTATATCAATACCAGAAACAGAACCTGTTACTATTTCTTTATCTGGTGCTACAACCTCTTCATCATCATCTTTTTTCTTTTCTTTTGTTAAAGAAGATAATATATCTCCAAGTTTTGCACTCTTCGCTGCTTTAAACTCGTCTTTAGATACCTTTTTAATATCTCCTTTTGCAACTGATGCTGCATAAGATATAGCATTAGCTACAACTGGTACTCCAGATGCTCTTGAAAGTATTAATATAGTTCTATCATATCCTTCTCCAACACCAGGACCATATCCGAATCCCATAGCTTCATAGCTTCCACCAGTATTAAATGATGAGAATACCTTCATAAGAAGATTACCTGTTAATGTATCTGTAACCATTACATCCGGTGTTCCTGTTAATAAATCGTTTCCTCTCATAACAGCTCCACCATCAGCTCTTAATGATTCAGTGAAGTTAACTATGTATCCATTCTCATTTAATTCTTTTAGAGCCTTCTCTACTTGTCTAGCTCCATCAAGATTTAGTATACCTACTGTTGGATCTTTTATTCCTAAAGATTTAGCAGTTATTATTCCATATAGAGCATTCTTTACCATACCCTCAACTCTATGAGCTGATGAAGTTCCAGTAGTAGTTGCTATAATCATTTCTTTACCAATACCTGGAGTTACAACTCTACCTACAGTAGATACTCCTATTGGGAAATTGTAATGCATAGTAACACAAGAATCTATTTCTTTAGAATCTAAAAGTTGCTCCATAACCTTATGCTGCTCATCTTCTGTATTTGCTTCTACTATTTTAAGATTTGTATCTACTTTAGGTCCGATTAATACTACTTCTATAGAATTATCTCTACTCTGAGCAAGTTCTGCTCCTTTTAGTATATTATCAACACCATGTTCGCTTCCAAGAAGAGTTATTCCAACTCTTTTCTTTTCACCGAATTGTCCACTTTCTATAGCATCTGCAATGTCATTAAATGCTTTTCCTATTATATTCTTTAAGTTCTTATCACTCATTAATATCACCTCTATTCAGCTGATAAATGTGATGCAAATTCTCTCATGGCCTCAGCTATCATTATTTTAACGCTTTCGTTAGAAACTCCTTGATCTTGATCTACTTTACCATCGTTCTTTTCCATAACTATTGATACCCCATCAAATAGGTTAGTCATACGTCCAAGGAATAAACTTCCTTTTCCAACTATCATAGCTCTGTTAACTTCATTGTTTAACATAGCTTCTCTTGCAAAACCTACATATGGTACCCCAGATGGTATATGTCCTTGAGTTGGAGCCCAACCTGGCATTCCGTGATTTGTAACAAAGTTCATAAGCTCTTTCTTTTCTATATCTTTTCTCTTAACTCCTAAAGCACCTATCATCTTGTAGTTAGATGTAGGAACATCTCCTGCTCCTGCTGGCTTAGTTATATCAGGATTTTGCATTTCTACTGAATATTTGTCTATATCAGTTATTTTTAAGTTACCCTTGTCAAGAGGCATAGTTATTAATGAAGTTATTACAGCTTGAGGAGAAGATCCTGTTCCAACTGTATGTCTTCCAACTAAATCAGTTCTTAAAACTGGGTTTACTCCATCATTTTTACTTATAAGTACTGCGAATCCTCCAAGTACATCTTCAAGTACAGGCATTTCTTTCTTAACATGGTCTTTTCCGTTCATTCCAAGTTTTGCAGTAGCTCCACCTGCAACTATAACTACATTTTCATATACTCCAGCTTTAACAAGAGCTGCTGCTTCTATTAAAGCATGAGTAGGCGCTGCACAGAATCCTCTTGTATCAGAACCAGTTGCATTAACGCATCCTGCAACCTCAGCTATAGACTTTGCGAAGTTTCCTCCACCTCTTTGGTTAACATCTCCACAAGCCTCTTCTGAACACTCAACAACATACTCTATTTCTTCTGGATTTATGTTGTTTTTATCTAATAAGTTAAGCATAGCTATTACTCCTGATGCTTTAACTACTAAGTTTTCGAATATTATATGTGCATTTAAGTTTGGATCTATATTATGAGCTGCTTTTACACAACCAACTATTTTTCCATCGTGATATAAAGCTTCAGCGTGATTCTCATTTATAAATTTCTCTATAGTAGCTAATTCATCGCCTTCTTTTACTTTGCTTACTAACTCATCTTTAATTAAAGGATGATTTTCTAATTTTTCTTTCGCCATTTTAGCGAAATCGTTTTCAAGTATTACTAAGTCAAATACATCTACACATTGTAAAAGTGCTATAAATTCTTCTTGAGGCATTATCTCCCCAAACTTACCGAATCTATCAGTTTTATCACTTTCCTTGTCAAACCAAGGACTTTCAACTTTTCCTAGTTCCTCTGGAGTCATGTTTCCTATATACGTTTGGTTAGGTAAATATTTTACAACTTCTTCAAAACTTCTTAAATGTTTTGGTAACTCCTTTAAATACTCCGATTCAGGATTTACTATTCTTTCAGTTACTTGAGTTGATCCATTGTGAATTATCATATCTGGGGTATGTACAAGTATGTACCCACTTCCCTTTACTACAGCATAAGACATTACATTCACCTCCGTATTATTATAAAACGCTCTTTTTATTAGTTTTTGCTTAGAAATATCAAAATATATATATATATGCCCGTCTATTATATCATATATTATTCGCTAAATGATATATATTTAACAGATTTTTCGACAATTTGTCAAAATATATATATTTAACAGATTTTTCGTACAATTCATCATATGATATATATTTA
The window above is part of the Tepidibacter aestuarii genome. Proteins encoded here:
- the grdD gene encoding glycine/sarcosine/betaine reductase complex component C subunit alpha yields the protein MSDKNLKNIIGKAFNDIADAIESGQFGEKKRVGITLLGSEHGVDNILKGAELAQSRDNSIEVVLIGPKVDTNLKIVEANTEDEQHKVMEQLLDSKEIDSCVTMHYNFPIGVSTVGRVVTPGIGKEMIIATTTGTSSAHRVEGMVKNALYGIITAKSLGIKDPTVGILNLDGARQVEKALKELNENGYIVNFTESLRADGGAVMRGNDLLTGTPDVMVTDTLTGNLLMKVFSSFNTGGSYEAMGFGYGPGVGEGYDRTILILSRASGVPVVANAISYAASVAKGDIKKVSKDEFKAAKSAKLGDILSSLTKEKKKDDDEEVVAPDKEIVTGSVSGIDILDLEDAVKALWKNGVYAESGMGCTGPIVMINEAKVDTAFEILKKEGYVS
- the grdC gene encoding glycine/sarcosine/betaine reductase complex component C subunit beta, with product MSYAVVKGSGYILVHTPDMIIHNGSTQVTERIVNPESEYLKELPKHLRSFEEVVKYLPNQTYIGNMTPEELGKVESPWFDKESDKTDRFGKFGEIMPQEEFIALLQCVDVFDLVILENDFAKMAKEKLENHPLIKDELVSKVKEGDELATIEKFINENHAEALYHDGKIVGCVKAAHNIDPNLNAHIIFENLVVKASGVIAMLNLLDKNNINPEEIEYVVECSEEACGDVNQRGGGNFAKSIAEVAGCVNATGSDTRGFCAAPTHALIEAAALVKAGVYENVVIVAGGATAKLGMNGKDHVKKEMPVLEDVLGGFAVLISKNDGVNPVLRTDLVGRHTVGTGSSPQAVITSLITMPLDKGNLKITDIDKYSVEMQNPDITKPAGAGDVPTSNYKMIGALGVKRKDIEKKELMNFVTNHGMPGWAPTQGHIPSGVPYVGFAREAMLNNEVNRAMIVGKGSLFLGRMTNLFDGVSIVMEKNDGKVDQDQGVSNESVKIMIAEAMREFASHLSAE